TGCACCCGAAGGATGGACTGGGTGCCGGCATCCTCGACGAGATAGGTCGCGTTCTCGGACAGATTCAGCAACCGCAGCGTCGCGTCCGCCCCGATGTCGTACTGGCGCAGTGCCAGCTGGGCGACATCGATCTCGTCGGTGATAACCATCAGTGCTGTCTCCTCTTCGCGCAGGCGCTCATCAGTGATCCTGGCCCTCGATACCGTCGAGCACCTCGGTGATCCGGTCCCGCGCCACCGTGACGTCAGCGGTGCTGCCGCCGATGTAGAGCCTGCCCGCGGCACCGATCATCTGCACGTCGACCACAGTAAGCCCAGGTGCCGCCCGCTCCGCCTCGTTGGCCGCCACCGCCGCGAACAGTGCCGGGGTCATCTCGTAGACCAGTAGCGACTGCCCGGGCAGGATCATGGAGGCCTGCCGGTTGCGGTTGAGGATCACCGCGTGCTGATCGGTGATGTTCTCGATGATGTCGTGGTAGAGCACTCGTGGCCGCAGCTGGTCGGAGGCCTTGTTGCCGGTTCCGGCCAGGATCGCCTCGCCGGCTCGCTGGACATCTTCCAGATTGGCCGAGTGGATCTCCAGAACACCGAATTGGCGTTCCACGTAGAGGATTCCGGGCTGGATGCCCGGGACCTCACGCAGCGCCAGATCGATCACCCGCTCGATGGCCAGGGCCGGGGACACCTCGACGATCAACGCGTGTTCGCCCTCGTAAGGTGGGTATCCCCGCGCCCGGGTGGGCGTACCGAGGTAGGCGGCGAACTGGCGCTGCAGATCCTCCACCAACAGGTAGACGCGGATCTGCGTGCGAATCCGCGTGCTCTCCTCTGCTTCGGTCGGCATGGCTACTTGCTGGCGACCGCGAAGTGCGCGCCGAGCTCGTTGTGCGGACGCGGGATGACGTGCACGCTGACCAATTCGCCCACCTGGGAGGCAGTCTCGGCGCCGGCCTCGGTGGCGGCCTTGACCGCGCCCACCTCACCGGTGACGATGACGGCGACCAGACCGTCGCCGACTTGCTGACGGTCGGTGATGGTGACATTGGCGGCCTTCACCATGGCGTCGGCAGCGGCCAGCGCAGCGACGTAGCCCTTGGTCTCGATCAGTCCGATTGCGTTGCTGGACATGGGTGTTTCTCCTTATTTGTTGGGTTTGGTATCAGGACTTGGTGTCTGTGCCGGCGTCGATGGAACCGATGATCAGTGCGTCGACCGGAGGTGGTGTCCCGGTGAACCAGTTCGCCGCTACCGAGCCCTGGGCGATGAGTACGTGCTCACCGACGCCGGTGCCGAGCACGTCGAACGCGATCATGCGGGACTTCGTTCCGTCGATCTCGACCTCGAGAAACGCCCCTGCCGGGATGCCTTCGATGCGCCGGGTCGACCACACGTTGCCGGTGACAGTCGCTGCTATCACTTTCGCTCCTTCTCAATCGTGATCCCCAGAGTCCGGGCCTTTTCCCGGGCCAGCGGGGTGAGCACCGCCTTGCGGCCGAGCACCAGCGTGCCGCCGGCCATGTCGGCGATGTGCCGCTCGGTGACGGCACCGGATTCGATGCGGTGGACGGCACCGCCGCCGGACGCCTTGGTGGCGCCGGCGAGCCGGAAACTCAACCGGCCCGCTTTCAGGTCGGCGCGGGTCTTCGGGCTTTCGAAGAGCCGCAACAATTTCCGGACGAAGTTCTCGAGGTCTCGGTCATTGCCCAATTGCACGGTCTCGGTGCGGTTCTTCCCCTCGACGGCCCGAGGCCCGGTGGGCTCCAGTCCCATCTGGT
The genomic region above belongs to Mycolicibacterium sp. HK-90 and contains:
- a CDS encoding EutN/CcmL family microcompartment protein; its protein translation is MIAATVTGNVWSTRRIEGIPAGAFLEVEIDGTKSRMIAFDVLGTGVGEHVLIAQGSVAANWFTGTPPPVDALIIGSIDAGTDTKS
- a CDS encoding BMC domain-containing protein; translated protein: MSSNAIGLIETKGYVAALAAADAMVKAANVTITDRQQVGDGLVAVIVTGEVGAVKAATEAGAETASQVGELVSVHVIPRPHNELGAHFAVASK
- a CDS encoding microcompartment protein, whose translation is MPTEAEESTRIRTQIRVYLLVEDLQRQFAAYLGTPTRARGYPPYEGEHALIVEVSPALAIERVIDLALREVPGIQPGILYVERQFGVLEIHSANLEDVQRAGEAILAGTGNKASDQLRPRVLYHDIIENITDQHAVILNRNRQASMILPGQSLLVYEMTPALFAAVAANEAERAAPGLTVVDVQMIGAAGRLYIGGSTADVTVARDRITEVLDGIEGQDH